In Salisediminibacterium beveridgei, one DNA window encodes the following:
- a CDS encoding GNAT family N-acetyltransferase, with protein MEMERWMRQLHVEDLDVYQSMETGIEDDYIARFFERISSGNNRLFGLFEGEDLIATAGYTLFAGRYAMLGRLRASQAIRGKNIGTDVLTRVLELAKQDPAVDWIGANTEEYNGPAMRVLEKIQAYPILPQHAAVAKDVSGLGEKGPEWQEVTDLEVKRSWLNETYIRTQQPFPLQCYYPFPATESLFDEESLQEWRFFENADRSRYMILKKDMKRYHYTQVVYPWDDYFEQPGLWDTVAIAQTEHKEEVQDDVTVWLDLPKTHAYKLPADHPFDLSSIWVLHEAVNQLTREATKKAAR; from the coding sequence ATGGAGATGGAACGATGGATGAGACAGCTTCATGTGGAAGATCTGGATGTATATCAATCAATGGAAACGGGGATCGAGGACGATTATATTGCCCGTTTTTTCGAGCGGATTTCATCCGGAAATAACCGCCTGTTCGGTTTGTTTGAAGGAGAGGACCTGATCGCGACTGCGGGCTATACGTTATTCGCAGGACGCTATGCGATGCTCGGAAGGCTTCGGGCGAGTCAGGCGATCCGTGGAAAAAATATCGGTACCGATGTGTTGACCCGTGTTCTGGAACTGGCAAAACAAGATCCGGCAGTTGACTGGATAGGTGCAAACACGGAGGAATATAACGGTCCGGCAATGAGGGTCCTTGAAAAGATTCAGGCGTACCCGATTTTGCCGCAGCATGCTGCAGTGGCAAAAGATGTGAGCGGTCTCGGAGAAAAAGGACCTGAGTGGCAGGAAGTGACGGATCTTGAAGTGAAGCGCAGCTGGCTCAATGAGACCTATATCCGCACCCAGCAGCCGTTTCCCCTGCAGTGCTATTACCCGTTTCCCGCCACCGAATCGCTCTTTGATGAAGAAAGTCTTCAGGAGTGGCGTTTCTTTGAGAATGCTGACCGGTCACGGTATATGATTTTGAAAAAGGACATGAAGCGGTATCACTACACACAGGTTGTGTACCCGTGGGATGATTATTTTGAACAACCAGGTCTTTGGGATACGGTGGCAATCGCGCAGACAGAGCATAAAGAAGAAGTGCAAGATGATGTCACGGTCTGGCTCGATCTTCCGAAAACCCATGCCTATAAACTCCCGGCAGATCACCCGTTTGATCTCTCATCCATCTGGGTGCTTCATGAAGCCGTGAACCAATTGACAAGAGAAGCGACAAAAAAAGCAGCCCGCTGA
- a CDS encoding rhodanese-like domain-containing protein, with amino-acid sequence MMKRGWSVTFVSMGLSVGLLFGCSDDAEHQNEEEAADDTMEEADQLTEEEIHWNSGVAYFNRMPMTRYMLDAEDMSEITEEWLVVDLRDPSDFELQALPDAHHASWQDVAERLASLPQNEPVLWVSADGQTASMVMAMTRMAGLDSYVLAGGMENWEGGTEKGSKWLEDELTGADVVRHDSHESEVMMNRAEGVLSQGIEQSLFLLSPDELNEKLDELYVVDTRSEADYQSSHLPGAHHYPVADLGLSMGDLPDDKPLMVYCYSGQTGAQAASVLRMAGFDAYSLKGGMGSWENDDFEIE; translated from the coding sequence ATGATGAAGAGAGGATGGAGCGTTACCTTTGTGAGTATGGGCTTGTCAGTTGGATTGCTTTTTGGATGTTCTGACGATGCTGAACATCAAAACGAAGAAGAAGCAGCAGATGACACGATGGAAGAAGCGGATCAGCTGACAGAAGAGGAGATCCACTGGAACAGCGGAGTGGCCTATTTCAATCGCATGCCGATGACCCGGTATATGCTTGATGCAGAAGACATGTCAGAAATTACAGAGGAATGGCTCGTGGTGGACTTGAGAGATCCATCGGATTTCGAGCTGCAAGCATTACCTGATGCCCATCATGCATCATGGCAGGACGTGGCTGAGCGTCTCGCTTCGCTCCCTCAGAATGAACCGGTTTTATGGGTGAGTGCCGATGGTCAAACTGCATCGATGGTCATGGCAATGACCCGCATGGCCGGTCTGGACAGTTACGTTTTGGCAGGCGGCATGGAGAATTGGGAGGGTGGCACTGAAAAGGGTTCGAAATGGTTGGAGGACGAGTTAACGGGTGCAGATGTTGTCCGGCATGATTCACATGAGTCAGAGGTAATGATGAACCGTGCTGAAGGTGTTCTGAGTCAGGGCATTGAACAATCTTTGTTTTTGCTGTCACCAGATGAATTGAACGAAAAGCTTGATGAACTTTATGTGGTGGATACACGCAGTGAGGCGGATTATCAGTCGAGTCATCTGCCGGGAGCCCATCATTACCCGGTGGCGGATCTGGGGTTATCAATGGGGGATCTGCCTGACGATAAACCATTGATGGTCTATTGTTATTCGGGGCAAACTGGTGCCCAGGCGGCCAGTGTGTTACGAATGGCAGGATTTGATGCCTATTCTCTGAAAGGCGGCATGGGGAGCTGGGAAAACGATGATTTTGAAATTGAATAA
- a CDS encoding thioredoxin family protein — protein sequence MKIEVLGTGCSKCKRLEERTHEALEEMGVTAEVVKVEEIDQIVEYGVFKTPGFVVDGEVKASGKVLTVKEIKKLLS from the coding sequence ATGAAAATTGAAGTATTGGGAACCGGTTGTTCAAAATGTAAACGCCTGGAGGAACGCACCCATGAAGCCCTTGAGGAAATGGGTGTAACGGCTGAAGTCGTCAAAGTGGAAGAGATCGATCAAATTGTGGAATACGGGGTGTTCAAAACGCCAGGATTTGTTGTAGACGGCGAAGTGAAGGCATCGGGGAAAGTTTTGACGGTTAAAGAAATTAAAAAATTACTCAGTTGA
- a CDS encoding permease, protein MEILLAGWQFLVDYFTVPRVITLTIVFFLSGAIAQFMSQGVVLKYFGPEAKKSTAFTMASVSGVILTVCSCSVLPMFASIWKKGAGIGPAVTFLFSGPAINVLAITFTFSFLGIGLGISRVVTAMILAVLIGVLMHLIFHKEEKKSDRNSAIFHVQDGSDKPLWQTVLFFITLLVMLLAGMNLPAVTGAAFIFLLIQLMLFFERDELWEWCLETYDLVKKIVPLFIVGIFIAGIITVLIPETFMTAAAGDNTISATFLAAIFGAFMYFATLTEVPIVQSFLDLGMAKGPALALLLAGPSMSLPNMIIVGRVMGLKKTVTYIALVTTMSAVMALAVGMLFF, encoded by the coding sequence ATGGAGATCCTGTTAGCCGGATGGCAGTTTCTTGTGGATTATTTCACTGTACCCAGGGTGATTACACTCACGATCGTCTTTTTCTTATCGGGTGCCATTGCCCAGTTTATGAGCCAGGGTGTGGTGCTGAAATATTTCGGCCCTGAAGCTAAGAAATCGACGGCATTTACGATGGCATCTGTGTCCGGGGTTATTCTCACGGTTTGTTCGTGCTCGGTTCTGCCTATGTTCGCCAGCATTTGGAAAAAGGGAGCAGGGATCGGTCCGGCAGTGACTTTTTTGTTCTCGGGACCGGCGATCAATGTATTGGCCATTACGTTCACATTCAGCTTTCTCGGTATCGGACTCGGTATCAGCCGTGTGGTAACTGCGATGATCCTTGCGGTGTTGATTGGGGTATTGATGCACCTGATTTTTCATAAAGAAGAGAAGAAATCAGACAGAAACAGCGCGATCTTCCATGTGCAGGACGGTTCGGACAAACCGCTCTGGCAGACGGTTCTGTTTTTTATTACCCTGCTGGTTATGCTTCTTGCCGGAATGAATCTGCCGGCGGTGACAGGGGCAGCTTTCATTTTTCTGCTTATTCAACTCATGCTTTTCTTTGAGCGTGATGAATTATGGGAATGGTGTCTGGAGACCTATGATCTGGTGAAAAAAATCGTTCCTTTGTTTATTGTGGGGATATTCATAGCCGGGATCATTACGGTGTTAATTCCAGAAACCTTCATGACTGCAGCAGCAGGAGACAATACCATCTCTGCAACGTTCCTTGCAGCCATTTTCGGGGCCTTCATGTACTTTGCCACATTGACTGAAGTACCGATTGTACAGAGCTTTCTTGATCTGGGCATGGCAAAGGGGCCTGCTTTGGCACTCTTACTTGCGGGACCTTCGATGAGTCTTCCGAATATGATCATCGTCGGACGTGTCATGGGTCTGAAGAAAACGGTGACTTATATTGCGCTTGTGACGACAATGTCGGCGGTGATGGCTCTGGCAGTCGGAATGTTGTTCTTCTGA
- a CDS encoding ArsR/SmtB family transcription factor has product MKQTLSILNQKESRSLLANVRDQHAGLRNAADTAAVYKALGDPVRLEILGMLVERRCCKCELVDALDGAASTITHHLSILEKAGLIASSKDGKYTLFHLHADKEKVKQWLRGWM; this is encoded by the coding sequence ATGAAACAGACCTTGTCTATCTTAAACCAAAAGGAGAGTCGTTCACTGCTTGCGAACGTGCGGGATCAACACGCAGGTCTTAGAAATGCAGCCGATACCGCAGCAGTCTATAAAGCACTTGGGGATCCGGTGCGCCTGGAGATTCTCGGGATGCTCGTTGAGCGCAGGTGCTGCAAATGTGAGCTTGTTGACGCATTGGATGGCGCTGCATCGACGATCACCCATCATCTTTCAATTCTGGAGAAGGCGGGTCTGATTGCTTCTTCAAAAGATGGGAAATATACCTTGTTTCACCTTCATGCGGATAAAGAGAAAGTGAAGCAATGGCTTAGAGGGTGGATGTGA
- a CDS encoding methyl-accepting chemotaxis protein, producing MNSVAEMLQEDLKKKNILTLVALSISLIMGFLLNIVLGDELKTLMYGVQLLVVSGLFVALKFALKRDAWFPYLLIFTTFMFSLSLILFSGGGLEVTIIFFFLLILATVHMYRSVFLMGLISGIIGLYLNLEYAVHYPEVISEYFPSVMLLFLLTALLSYVLIYLNQQQFKEIERLLLESEAEQRRKGEQQACFEEKVGTMTRQFMDVGERVQDNISAQSEMATAVNDVTEGSVEQSSKITDIAERSQATREKMEEMMRLNHSLAANFEQAIALSADGGKHSNQLTDQMNSFRTHVDELNQVFDALSKKINETSQFSQEIIQISDQTNLLALNASIEAARAGEAGKGFSVVADEIRKLAESSNRSAERITSNLNEVTTANQTALSKMGENQKQMGESMKSAKEVYQSFSSLSETIHQIEEVFNTFQGHSEEVQQHTQDVESATGDLAAIIEQASASLEEVSASVDNLNEQNQSIDQTLKETEQNAQELLAGA from the coding sequence ATGAACAGTGTAGCAGAGATGTTGCAGGAGGACTTAAAGAAGAAAAATATTTTGACGTTGGTAGCATTGTCAATTTCTCTGATCATGGGGTTTTTATTAAATATTGTATTGGGTGATGAATTGAAAACGCTGATGTATGGTGTGCAGCTCCTGGTTGTGAGCGGGCTGTTTGTTGCGTTGAAATTTGCATTGAAACGTGATGCCTGGTTTCCGTACTTATTGATATTCACAACGTTTATGTTTAGTTTATCATTGATTTTATTTTCAGGTGGGGGTCTGGAAGTAACGATTATTTTCTTCTTTTTATTAATTCTTGCGACGGTTCACATGTACCGTTCCGTGTTTTTAATGGGATTGATCTCCGGTATCATCGGCTTGTATTTGAACCTGGAGTATGCCGTTCACTACCCGGAGGTCATTTCCGAATACTTTCCGTCGGTTATGCTATTGTTTCTGTTAACCGCTCTTCTCAGTTATGTGTTGATCTATCTGAATCAGCAACAGTTCAAAGAGATCGAACGGTTGTTGCTGGAAAGTGAAGCCGAACAGAGGCGAAAAGGAGAGCAACAGGCGTGTTTTGAAGAAAAAGTGGGTACGATGACCCGCCAGTTTATGGATGTCGGGGAGCGTGTGCAGGATAACATTTCCGCCCAATCGGAGATGGCCACAGCGGTGAACGATGTGACGGAAGGCAGTGTGGAACAGAGTTCGAAAATTACCGATATTGCCGAACGATCCCAGGCTACCAGAGAGAAGATGGAGGAAATGATGCGGCTGAACCATTCGTTGGCAGCAAACTTTGAACAGGCCATCGCGTTGTCGGCTGATGGGGGCAAGCACTCCAATCAGCTGACCGATCAGATGAATTCCTTCCGAACGCATGTAGATGAATTAAATCAGGTATTTGATGCGCTGTCGAAAAAAATCAATGAAACCAGCCAGTTTTCCCAGGAGATCATTCAAATCAGTGATCAGACGAATCTTCTGGCATTGAATGCGAGCATCGAAGCGGCCCGGGCCGGTGAGGCAGGAAAAGGCTTCTCGGTGGTGGCGGATGAGATTCGAAAGCTGGCTGAATCCTCCAATCGTTCTGCAGAGCGGATTACATCTAATTTGAATGAAGTAACGACAGCCAATCAAACAGCGCTGTCGAAGATGGGTGAAAACCAAAAGCAAATGGGAGAAAGCATGAAATCTGCCAAAGAAGTATATCAATCGTTCTCAAGTCTGTCAGAGACGATTCATCAAATAGAGGAAGTGTTCAATACGTTTCAAGGCCACTCCGAAGAAGTCCAGCAGCATACACAAGACGTGGAGTCTGCGACGGGAGACTTGGCCGCCATTATTGAGCAGGCTTCAGCCAGTCTTGAAGAGGTCAGTGCCTCGGTGGATAATCTCAATGAACAGAACCAGAGCATCGATCAAACCCTTAAGGAAACCGAGCAAAACGCGCAAGAGCTTCTGGCTGGAGCGTAA
- a CDS encoding methyl-accepting chemotaxis protein, whose product MFKKMQSLSWKYASVFLITVLLFILSSFAVSVLLSNTEEEVQYLNESSGHGQTLAEMELHTQEQFLMLTQFMVSPNNTTPRLFEETYETFTAMAAEIEPHLSSEEAGFLLQSAVDHNLEIAEAFRNYDALPADEQTDRLQQRIIEDAGAAYQTSSFAFGELRSLMGEEADHAATSVYSSFDATTTLLMYSILLSIAVGLIILYVVNRGVQKHLKGILSFSERIAQGDLTSEPLNIKGHGEFAQIGASLNTMKHALDGILTDLSDVSGSITGRSKELDDTAHYLDTESKVVSDRLHELIATVEEQSASLTEIAGTNNGFNGRIKEIESSSQAMKTSSGAVSDSTRHGISLMRDAVDRMKQISGSVDQSTSKVDALVNRAEEMMTFTEAINAIADKTNLLAINASIEAARAGQHGKGFAVVADEIRILSSDVNRTTGEMNDVINVFREEAGTIANELKTSSEHTQEEQMQMQGNIETLSKIEEMVDQLVDGIDQSSNSLSVMAKESAEINDSLEELTTLSSKTNEYIDEASQSVYEQNTMIGKMNTHTSNLNDNAVTLNQAMARFQNHKNVDDAKQTDLAPVPQRKKRIRFSLPKWLKKSA is encoded by the coding sequence ATGTTCAAAAAAATGCAAAGTCTGTCCTGGAAATACGCCTCTGTATTCCTGATCACCGTTCTCCTGTTTATTCTTTCCTCGTTTGCTGTAAGCGTTCTATTATCGAACACGGAAGAAGAAGTTCAGTATTTGAACGAAAGTTCCGGGCATGGTCAAACCCTCGCTGAAATGGAATTACATACGCAAGAACAGTTTCTGATGCTGACACAGTTTATGGTCAGTCCGAACAACACCACACCCCGTCTGTTTGAGGAAACGTACGAAACTTTTACTGCCATGGCGGCGGAAATCGAACCACATCTCTCATCGGAGGAAGCCGGATTTCTGCTTCAATCCGCCGTCGATCACAACCTGGAAATTGCGGAAGCCTTCCGGAATTATGACGCCCTTCCTGCTGATGAGCAGACTGACCGTTTACAACAACGTATCATTGAAGACGCTGGTGCTGCCTACCAGACCAGTTCTTTTGCTTTCGGTGAACTACGGTCGTTGATGGGCGAAGAGGCAGATCATGCTGCAACATCTGTTTATTCAAGTTTTGACGCCACGACCACTTTATTAATGTATTCAATCCTCCTTTCCATCGCGGTAGGACTGATCATTCTGTACGTGGTAAACCGGGGTGTTCAAAAACATCTGAAGGGAATTCTCAGCTTCAGTGAACGCATTGCTCAAGGCGATTTAACTTCTGAGCCTTTGAATATCAAGGGGCATGGTGAGTTTGCCCAGATCGGCGCATCACTGAATACGATGAAACATGCGCTCGACGGTATCCTGACTGATCTCTCAGACGTTTCCGGCAGTATCACCGGCCGCAGCAAAGAGCTTGACGATACGGCCCATTACCTCGATACAGAAAGCAAGGTCGTTTCAGACCGCCTGCACGAACTGATTGCAACGGTTGAAGAACAATCGGCCTCGCTGACAGAAATCGCGGGCACAAATAACGGGTTCAACGGCCGCATTAAAGAGATTGAATCCTCCAGTCAGGCGATGAAAACGTCATCCGGCGCCGTATCTGACAGCACACGACATGGTATTTCCCTGATGCGTGATGCGGTTGATCGCATGAAACAGATCAGCGGATCCGTGGATCAGTCCACTTCGAAGGTGGATGCGCTCGTCAACCGGGCCGAAGAAATGATGACCTTCACCGAAGCAATTAACGCCATCGCCGACAAAACGAACCTGCTGGCCATCAATGCTTCCATCGAAGCGGCACGCGCCGGGCAGCACGGAAAAGGCTTTGCTGTTGTAGCAGATGAAATCCGGATTCTTTCTTCTGATGTCAACCGGACAACAGGTGAAATGAATGACGTGATCAACGTATTTCGTGAGGAAGCCGGCACGATCGCAAACGAACTGAAAACATCCAGTGAACATACCCAGGAAGAACAAATGCAAATGCAGGGAAATATTGAGACCCTTTCAAAAATCGAAGAAATGGTCGATCAACTGGTGGACGGGATCGATCAATCTTCGAACAGTCTCTCCGTTATGGCAAAGGAAAGTGCGGAGATCAATGATTCATTGGAAGAACTGACGACCCTCTCTTCCAAAACGAACGAATACATCGATGAAGCCAGTCAATCTGTTTATGAGCAGAACACGATGATCGGGAAGATGAACACGCACACATCGAACCTGAACGACAACGCTGTGACCCTGAATCAGGCTATGGCTCGTTTTCAGAACCATAAAAATGTTGACGATGCGAAACAAACTGATCTTGCACCGGTACCTCAACGTAAAAAAAGAATCCGGTTTTCTTTGCCTAAATGGCTGAAGAAATCGGCTTAA
- a CDS encoding lytic transglycosylase domain-containing protein: MKKLLTLSTTITVILTAAILALFLSLANSSWFAFEPPEPEVPERVIAQDEIPGDFIPLYQEAGAAYEIPWQLLAAVHRVETIFSTMDPLISPAGAEGHMQFMPCTWTGWSHPTCGELGLGAISETEKVDPDRIARYGGYGVDATDSGTADPFEIRDAIFSAAHYLASAGAAEGDIEGAIYDYNRADWYVDDVLSYYERYRSGYSTIDLEEEGIQVQHVE; this comes from the coding sequence ATGAAAAAATTACTCACCTTAAGCACGACCATAACCGTCATTTTGACGGCAGCCATCCTCGCTCTGTTTTTGTCATTGGCAAACAGCAGCTGGTTCGCCTTTGAACCCCCAGAACCGGAAGTGCCTGAGCGGGTGATTGCACAGGATGAAATCCCTGGTGATTTCATCCCCCTCTATCAGGAAGCGGGCGCAGCCTATGAAATTCCTTGGCAACTTTTAGCTGCAGTTCACCGGGTAGAGACCATTTTTTCCACGATGGACCCCTTAATCAGTCCAGCAGGAGCCGAAGGCCATATGCAGTTTATGCCCTGCACCTGGACAGGATGGTCTCACCCCACTTGCGGCGAACTCGGACTCGGTGCGATCTCAGAGACCGAAAAGGTGGATCCGGATAGGATTGCACGCTACGGAGGATATGGTGTCGATGCAACAGATTCGGGAACCGCTGATCCCTTTGAAATCAGGGACGCCATTTTCAGCGCAGCCCATTATCTCGCCAGTGCCGGTGCCGCCGAAGGAGACATTGAAGGGGCTATATACGACTACAACCGCGCTGACTGGTATGTTGACGATGTACTCAGCTACTATGAACGTTACCGGAGCGGTTATTCCACCATTGATCTTGAAGAAGAAGGTATCCAAGTCCAGCACGTCGAATGA
- a CDS encoding ABC transporter substrate-binding protein, whose amino-acid sequence MKWMKAGMAASVLMVVAACGNEDNTDAAEEGELQEVDLMLDWYPNAVHSYLYVALENGYFEEEGLDVTIRFPANPTDPINLAATGDVTVGITYQPDVITARNQDIPVVSFASIVRTPLNHIIYLEDGLSSPADLAGKTVGYPGIPVNEALIETMVSDAGADPGDVEMIDVGFELGSSIVSGQVDAVVGAYINHEVPVLRHQGHDVSYFNPVDHGVPAFYELVMVTNEDQLEEDPETIDAFWRAASRGFEFMEENPDDSLDLLFSNEDQENFPLIRDVEEESMEILLTKMTAEGEAFGSQEESSWEETIDWLYDTGFISEKPDLDEIFVNLVGE is encoded by the coding sequence ATGAAATGGATGAAAGCAGGAATGGCAGCGAGCGTGTTAATGGTGGTTGCGGCGTGTGGCAATGAAGACAATACAGATGCTGCGGAAGAAGGAGAATTACAGGAAGTGGACCTGATGCTCGACTGGTATCCGAATGCGGTGCACAGTTATTTATATGTGGCACTGGAAAATGGGTATTTTGAAGAGGAAGGACTGGATGTGACGATTCGTTTTCCGGCAAACCCGACGGATCCGATTAATCTCGCTGCGACAGGAGACGTGACGGTTGGAATTACGTATCAACCGGATGTCATCACGGCCAGGAACCAGGATATCCCGGTGGTGTCGTTTGCGTCGATTGTCCGAACGCCCTTGAATCACATAATTTACCTGGAAGATGGACTTTCTTCACCTGCAGACTTAGCGGGTAAAACAGTAGGCTATCCAGGGATTCCGGTGAACGAGGCATTAATCGAGACGATGGTCAGTGATGCCGGGGCGGATCCGGGTGATGTGGAAATGATCGATGTCGGGTTTGAACTCGGTTCATCCATCGTCAGCGGTCAGGTGGATGCCGTGGTCGGAGCCTACATTAATCATGAGGTACCGGTTCTTCGTCATCAGGGGCATGACGTCAGTTACTTCAATCCGGTGGATCACGGTGTTCCTGCGTTTTATGAGCTGGTGATGGTGACAAATGAAGACCAGCTTGAGGAAGATCCTGAGACGATTGATGCGTTCTGGCGTGCGGCTTCAAGAGGATTTGAATTCATGGAAGAGAACCCGGATGACAGTCTCGATCTGTTGTTCAGTAACGAAGATCAGGAGAATTTCCCGCTGATTCGTGACGTCGAAGAAGAGAGTATGGAAATCCTGCTCACGAAAATGACAGCGGAAGGCGAAGCGTTCGGCAGTCAGGAAGAATCTTCATGGGAAGAGACGATCGATTGGTTGTATGACACTGGATTCATCAGTGAGAAACCGGATCTGGATGAGATTTTTGTGAATCTGGTTGGTGAGTAA
- a CDS encoding ABC transporter permease produces the protein MVTFLRKRLLPYAGSLVFILLLLSFWEIGARIYDRAFILPTPSGVVIRLWELRDVLIGVHLPATLQVILVGLGISILFGGALAVAMNQYQLMERTFYPLVIASQTIPIIALAPIFVLWFGYSIWSKVAVTVLITFFPITVGVFDGLRSSSRDQIELLKTMGANTRQIFTKIQVPSALPYFFSGMKVAVTLSVIGAAIGEWLGASRGLGYFSRRMMTQMDGAGVFAPIVLLSILGILLFLFVKWMEYQSMKWRKR, from the coding sequence ATGGTGACATTTTTACGAAAGCGGCTGTTACCGTACGCAGGTTCTCTGGTATTCATACTCCTGTTGCTCAGTTTTTGGGAGATCGGTGCACGGATCTATGACCGGGCATTTATCTTGCCGACGCCTTCGGGTGTAGTGATCCGGTTATGGGAACTGCGGGATGTCCTGATAGGGGTACACTTACCGGCAACCCTTCAAGTGATCCTTGTGGGGCTTGGGATTTCGATCCTGTTCGGCGGGGCTCTTGCCGTGGCGATGAACCAGTACCAGCTGATGGAACGGACTTTTTATCCACTGGTCATTGCTTCACAAACCATCCCGATCATTGCCTTGGCGCCGATTTTCGTTCTCTGGTTCGGCTATTCGATTTGGAGCAAGGTTGCAGTGACGGTGTTGATCACCTTTTTTCCCATCACAGTGGGGGTGTTTGATGGACTGCGATCTTCGAGCCGGGATCAGATTGAACTCCTAAAGACGATGGGGGCGAATACCCGGCAGATCTTCACGAAGATTCAGGTACCGTCAGCACTGCCTTATTTTTTTTCGGGGATGAAGGTTGCGGTGACCTTGAGTGTCATTGGAGCAGCGATCGGGGAGTGGCTCGGAGCAAGTCGCGGTCTTGGATACTTCAGCAGGCGGATGATGACGCAAATGGACGGAGCGGGGGTTTTTGCCCCGATTGTCCTTTTATCAATTCTGGGTATTTTGCTGTTTTTATTCGTGAAATGGATGGAATATCAATCAATGAAATGGAGGAAAAGATGA
- a CDS encoding ABC transporter ATP-binding protein: MAELTFEDVSFAYGGSSVFTSFNLSVQKGEFVTVLGPSGVGKSTLFRLIAGLENPHGGRILLRDRETTNRLGKIGYMPQQDLLLPWRTILENGLLPLEIQGIQRKEAKKQVMAYIEKFGLAGTEHQFPHELSGGMRQRVSFLRAYLGGNDVILLDEPFSALDSFTRFAMQEWLLAQWRDVEKTIVFITHDIEEAVFLSDRILLMNDCPVSGVCESVEVNLPRPRVDEQRSTEAFMALKQELLRKIRGGRSVW; this comes from the coding sequence ATGGCTGAATTAACTTTTGAAGATGTTTCATTTGCGTATGGCGGTTCGTCTGTTTTCACGTCCTTCAACCTGTCTGTCCAAAAAGGGGAGTTTGTAACGGTCTTAGGGCCGAGCGGTGTCGGAAAATCCACGTTGTTCCGGTTGATTGCAGGTCTTGAGAATCCGCATGGAGGACGGATTCTTCTGCGTGATCGTGAAACAACGAATCGATTGGGGAAAATCGGATACATGCCCCAGCAGGATCTGCTTCTGCCGTGGCGGACGATACTCGAGAATGGCCTACTGCCCTTGGAAATTCAGGGTATCCAGCGTAAAGAAGCAAAAAAACAGGTCATGGCTTATATCGAGAAATTCGGCCTGGCAGGAACGGAGCATCAGTTTCCACATGAGCTGTCAGGGGGGATGCGGCAGCGCGTCTCTTTTCTACGCGCATACCTCGGAGGCAATGATGTTATTTTATTGGACGAACCGTTCAGCGCACTGGATTCGTTTACCCGTTTTGCGATGCAGGAATGGCTCTTGGCGCAATGGCGGGATGTGGAGAAAACGATCGTCTTTATTACACATGATATTGAAGAGGCTGTTTTTCTGTCGGACCGGATTTTGCTTATGAATGACTGTCCGGTAAGCGGAGTGTGTGAATCGGTAGAAGTCAATTTGCCGAGGCCGAGGGTTGACGAACAGCGAAGTACAGAAGCGTTTATGGCATTGAAACAGGAACTTCTCCGGAAAATCCGCGGGGGGCGTTCGGTATGGTGA
- a CDS encoding vitamin K epoxide reductase family protein, whose protein sequence is MKDMVLDGSQQFEREATSKTETNDTTYTYGSIVTKLFALFTLVAAIGWTVSTFLTGIHFWALPLPAGVDVSGGPLAVMTSEWAYVMGIPLALLGAVYYLSVLIFSGLWFQTRSPLVLKILTPITIIGVASSAVFVYLQLFVINAICPFCMVSAGATTVLLILEIIMLKNSKLPPVKQLIRMAPQTFNIKSVTWMVLMFAVGALPVIAFWIVTTMPIPG, encoded by the coding sequence ATGAAAGATATGGTTTTAGACGGTTCTCAGCAATTTGAAAGAGAAGCAACAAGCAAAACAGAAACAAATGATACAACGTATACGTACGGTTCAATCGTCACAAAGTTATTTGCATTATTTACACTTGTCGCAGCGATCGGTTGGACAGTCAGTACATTCTTAACCGGTATTCACTTCTGGGCTCTTCCACTGCCTGCAGGTGTCGATGTCAGCGGTGGACCGCTAGCCGTTATGACCAGCGAATGGGCATACGTGATGGGGATTCCATTGGCATTATTAGGTGCGGTGTATTATCTCAGCGTTCTGATATTCTCAGGTCTCTGGTTCCAGACACGCTCACCATTGGTTCTTAAAATCCTCACACCGATTACGATCATCGGTGTTGCATCATCTGCAGTCTTTGTTTATTTGCAATTATTCGTAATCAATGCAATCTGCCCGTTCTGTATGGTTTCTGCAGGTGCTACAACCGTTTTATTGATTCTTGAAATCATAATGCTGAAAAACAGCAAACTGCCACCTGTTAAACAATTGATCCGCATGGCACCGCAAACATTCAACATCAAATCCGTCACCTGGATGGTCCTCATGTTCGCAGTAGGTGCACTACCAGTTATTGCCTTCTGGATCGTAACAACAATGCCCATCCCTGGATAA